The window GCCATCTTGACGCGGCCATGACCCACAAAGGCTTCCATCTGCTGGAAAAAGAGCCTGGTTATGAACCGGTCGATCTGCTTTTTATCGAAAATGTGGGGAACCTGGTTTGCCCGGCAAGTTTCGATCTGGGCGAGCATGAGCGGGTAGTACTTGTCTCTGTACCGGAGGGACCGGACAAGCCGGCAAAATATCCACGCACCTTCGGCACCGCACACACCTTTCTTATCACCAAGACCGACCTGCTGCCCTACTTCGACTTCCCGGTTGAAGAGGCGCGCGGCGAGGCCCTGAAGACCAACCCGAACCTGAAGGTGATGGAGCTTTCCAGCACTACAGGCGATGGTTTTGACGCCTGGCTCGACTATTTAAGAGCCATGGTGAAGGCCAAGAAAGCAGCATAGGGCTGAAAGGCTGACCACAAGCATTGAAAACAAACACCAAAGCCTCCGGAAGCATGCTTCCGGAGGCTTTGGTGTTATGCTAACTGCTCCCCGAAAAATCTCAGCGCATTACCGCTGCAGATCTTCTCAACCACCTTTTGCGACAGTCCGGACTTTAC of the Desulfosediminicola ganghwensis genome contains:
- the hypB gene encoding hydrogenase nickel incorporation protein HypB, with amino-acid sequence MCDSCGCPSPSHTHDHDHSHDHDHSSKTVDVHASLFAANDAMAKANRDHFDELGAVALNLISSPGSGKTTLLEHTIEALKGEIKIGVIEGDPETDRDAERIRAKGVPVVQLTTGGACHLDAAMTHKGFHLLEKEPGYEPVDLLFIENVGNLVCPASFDLGEHERVVLVSVPEGPDKPAKYPRTFGTAHTFLITKTDLLPYFDFPVEEARGEALKTNPNLKVMELSSTTGDGFDAWLDYLRAMVKAKKAA